AAGCACGTTGCGGGTCAACGCTTCTACAACCTCTCGCCTTTGACGTTCACGAGCATGCTGCAGAACGACAAGGAGCTCGCGGAGCAGCTGGCCAGTTACATCCGCCGCCTGTCGGGGGACGCCTACGGCGTGATCGAGGCCTACAACTTCGATGCGAAGATCGCCCGGATGGACCGGGCGGGCATCCTCTACCCGGTGCTGGCGGACTTCGCCGATCTCGACCTGCGCCCCAATGCGGTCAGCAACGAGGCGATGGGTTACATCTTCGAAGAGCTGCTGCGGAAGTTCTCCGAAATGTCCAACGAGACCGCGGGTGAGCACTACACCCCGCGGGAAGTCATCGACCTGATGGTCGCGCTGCTGCTGCACGGCAAGACCAGCGCTGAGCTGACGGCAAATCCCAAGCCGGTGCGTACGGTCTACGACCCGGCCGCGGGCACGGGTGGGATGCTCATGGGCGCCGCGCACGGCATCACCGCGGCCAACCCCGCGGCGCGGGTGCAGGTGTACGGGCAGGAGCTGAACCCGGAGACGTGGGCGATCGCGCAGTCGGACCTGATGATGCAGGACACTGACCCGGGCCAGATGGCCTTCGGCAACTCGCTGACCCAGGACGCCTTCCCCGGCGAGCCTTTCGACTTCATCTTGGCCAACCCCCCGTATGGGGTGGACTGGAAGTCCTATGCCCAGCCGATCAAGGACGAGCACGCCAACCAGGGCTTCCACGGGCGCTTCGGCGCCGGCGTGCCGCGGGTCTCGGACGGGTCGCTGCTCTTCCTGCAGCACATGCTCGCCAAAATGAAGCCGTCCGGCTCCCGCGTGGGGATCGTGCTGTCCGGGTCGCCGCTGTTCTCCGGCGCGGCCGGCTCGGGCGAATCGGAAATCCGCCGATGGATCCTCGAGAAGGACTACCTCGAAGGCATCGTCGCGCTACCAGACTCAATGTTCTACAACACCGGCATCTCCACCTACGTGTGGATCCTGACCAACGACAAGGACGAGCAGGATCGCGGCCTCGTGCGCCTGGTCGATGGTCGGGAGCTCGGCACCAAGATGCGCAAGTCCCTTGGGGACAAGCGCAAGGAGCTCACTCCGGATGCGATCGCCGCGATCACCCGTCTCTACGGCGGCGCGCGGGACGAGTTCGCCGATGATGAGCGGGTTCGGGTGCTGGAGAGGGAGGAGTTCGCCTTTCAGCGCATCACAGTCGAGCGGCCGTTGAGGCGAAGGTGGGAAGTCACCCCCGAGGCCGTCGCCAGTGAGCCCTTCGGTGCCTTTGCGCATTTGGTGGGGCGCCGCTTCGAGACCGAGAAGGCCCTCCTGGCCGAGGTGGGCGAGTTGTCGACAAAGGACAAGAAGGCCTTCGCCAAGGCCTGCGTGATCGCTGACCCGGACGCGCCGGTGATTGCGAAGAAGGGCAAGCCCGAGCCGGACCCGGACCTGCGCGACCAGGAGAACGTGGCCCTGCCCGAGGGCTTCTTCGACCTCGACGAAGTCAGTCGTCCCGCAGTCCTGGAGAAGGAGGCCGAGCGGCACCTGACCGACGAGATCCACCCCTATGTGCCGGACGCGTGGATCGACCACACCAAGACCAAGGTCGGTGTCGAGATCCCCTTCACAAGGCAGTTCTACGTTTACGAACCATCAAGGCCCCTCCACGAGATCGCCGCTGAGATCAAGGACCTAGAGATGCAGATCCAGGGCTGGATGAAGGGCCTCGGCCTGTGAATCGCCGGATCCGGCTTCAGTACTTGTCTGCTATCCCGATCACCAACGGCTTGGGCCTGTCCGGTCAGCATGACAACCGGGATTGGCCCCGTTACGTTCGCACCACTGACATCGCCGGACCACGCTCTCTTCGGGATGACGTATTTGCATCGCAACCACCAGATGTGGCTGAGGCAGCGATGCTCGCGTCAAACGACATCATTGCCTGCGCGGTTGGGGCGACTGTCGGAAAGAGCACGCTCTTTACCTCTGAGGAGCCCGCCTGTTTTGCGGGGTTCTTGGTGAGAATTCGACCGAATGCCGACACCGATCCACGCTTCTTGTCCTATTGGATGCAGTCCAAGGACTACTGGGCTCAGATTGAGCAAGGCGTCGTCAAATCCACAATTGAGAACTTTTCGGCGTCGAGGTTTCGAGCTATGTCAGCGCCATACCTTGCGCTGGAGGAGCAGCGGCGGATTGCGGACTTCCTCGACGACCGGGTCTCCCGGATCGATCGAATCATCGCCGCCCGTCGCGAGCAGCTGGAAATGGTGCGCCACCAGTTTGCGAGTCTCCTTGAGTCGCGCCTCGACGCTTTGCCAGAGCGGGTTCGAGCGTCTCGTGTCCTGCGGGTTCTGCCGGGCTATGCGTTCCCAAGTGCGGAGTACTCAGAAGACCTTCGAGACATCCCCTTGCTCCGAGGCGTCAACGTTGGAGTCGGAACGTTGCGATGGGACGAAACTGTTCGTTGGCCGAGGAATCAGGTCAGCGATGTCGCGCACTTCCGGTTGTCGCCGGGCGATGTTGTTCTTGGGATGGACCGGCCTTGGATCGGTGAGGGCCTTCGTATCGCACAGGTGAAGGCCAGCGATGGTGGGCCGCTCCTCCTTCAGCGTGTCGCCAAATTGATTCCGAGCGACCGCTTGAATACTCACTTCATGATTCGCGCTTTCCAGAGCCACGCCTTCAGGGCCCAGATCGAATCGGTGCTCACAGGACTTTCGGTTCCTCACCTGAGTGGGGACCAGATCTTGGAGTACCGCATGCCATACGGTGCTCGTGTTCAGCAACGAGCTGTCGCTGAAGAACTCGATGAAGCCGATGCCGTCGCCACGCAGTCGACGCAGCAACTTCAGCGGTCGATCGACCTGCTGACCGAGTACAAGTCGTCGTTGATCACGGCGACCGTTACGGGGGAGTTGGACATGTCGACTGCTGCTTCGAGGCTTCCGGGGTGAGTTGAATGAGTAACACGACCGAGGCGGTGTTCGAGGGCAACATCGAGACCCACCTGACGACGAATGGGTGGGGGGCGGTGCCCCCTTCGTCATATGACCGGGATCTGGGGTTGTTCCCGGACGAGGTCATCGCCTTCGTTCAGGAGTCGCAGCCGAAGGCATGGCAGCAGTTGGTCACGCGACATGGCGGGGAGGCCACTGCGAGACAGCGCCTGGTCAAGGTTGTCGCGGGTGCCATCGATCATCGGGGCACGATCAGTGTGCTGCGCGGGACCGTCAAGGACTCGGGTGTAGTGGTGCGGATGTGTTGGTTCAAGCCGGCCAACACCCTCGCCCCTGAGCTCCAAGAGCGGTATGAGGCGAACCGGTGCGCGGCGGTGCGCCAGCTGCATCACTCGGAGTCTCGCCCGGCAGACTCCCTGGATCTGGTGCTCGTGATCAACGGCGTCCCGGTGGCCACCGCGGAGTTGAAGAACCCGCTGACCGGTCAGGGGCTGGAGCAGGCGATGCACCAGTACCGGGTCGACCGGAACCCGCACGATCGCATCTTCGCCAAGCGGACACTGGTGCACTTCGCGGTCGACCCGCACCAAGTCGCGATGACCACGAAGCTGGCGGGTGAGGCCACGCGGTTCCTGCCGTTCAACCAGGGCACCGCTGGTCCGGGGAACCCGGGGGCGGCCGGCAACCCGCCGAACGACGGCTACCAGAGTTCGTACCTGTGGGAGCAGGTCTGGGACAAGGATGCGTGGCTGGACCTGATTGCCACGTTCATCCACGTCGAAGATGGGCGCGTGCTCTTCCCGCGATTCCACCAATGGCACGCAGTCCGCTCCATTCTCGCCGCAACCCATACGGACGGGGCGGGGGTGGATCGGTTGATCCAGCACTCGGCCGGGTCGGGCAAGTCGAACACCATCGCCTGGACGGCGCACTCTCTCTCCCGGCTGCATGACGAGGGTGATCAGCCGATCTTCGACAAGGTCATCGTCATCACCGATCGGCGGGTGCTCGACAAGCAGTTACAGGACACCGTGGCTGGGTTGGATCACACGCCAGGCACGATCGTGCGGATCGACCAGAAGTCCGACCAACTCAAGGACGCGTTAGCCGGGCACGGGGCGCGGGTGATTATCACCACGCTTCAGAAGTTCCCCGTCGTCGCCAAGCTCGCCGCCGAGGAAGCGGCCGAGGGCGAAGCGCGAGGTGTCGCGGGGCGGCGGTTCGCGGTGATCGTGGACGAGGCGCACTCCTCGACCACGGGTGACTCGATGAAGAAGCTGAAGAAGGTTCTGGCCTCCGGCGATGACGCGCTGGCGGAGGCAGAAGCGGCGGAGGCGGAGGTCGAGGCGAGTGAGGCCCCGGATGATGCGCTGGTCGAGTCGGCGCGCAACCGCGGCAAGCAGTCGAACCTGTCCTACTTCGCCTTCACCGCCACTCCGAAGCCAAAGACCTTGGAAACGTTCGGGCAGTCCAACGGCGACGGCGTGAAGGTTCCCTTCCACACGTACTCGATGCGTCAGGCGATCGATGAGGGGTTCATCCTCGATGTGCTGGCGAACTACACGACCTACTCGACCTACTACAAGCTTGCGACAGCCGAGCCGCGGGAGGACCCGGAGGTCGACTCGGCGAAGGGGCGGGCGGCGTTGGCGCGGTTCGTCTCGCTGCACCCGTACATGATGGACGCCAAGGCGGAGGTGATCGTCGAGCACTTCCGGCAGAAGTCCGCGCACAAGATCGACGGCCAGGCCCGGGCCATGGTCGTCACCCGCTCGCGACTGCACGCGGTGCGCACCAAGGAGGCGATCGAGGCATACATCAAACGCAAGGGCTACGACACGGGGGCGCACCCCCTTCGCGCCCTAGTCGCCTTTAGCGGGACGGTCACCGACCCGGACGCTCCGGAGATTGCCTACACCGAGGCGATGCTCAACGGGTTTCCCGAGACCCAGCTGCCCAAGCGGTTCGAGGAGGACTACCAGGTCCTCGTCGTGGCGGAGAAGTACCAGACCGGGTTCGACCAGCCGCTGCTGCACACGATGTACGTCGACAAGAAGCTCGCCGGGGTCAAGGCCGTGCAGACCCTCTCCCGGCTGAACAGGACCCATCCGGGTAAGGAGGACACCTTCGTCCTGGACTTCGCCAACACCGCCGAAGAGATCCAGGAGGCGTTCGAGCCGTTCTACGAGCAGTCGCTGGCGCAACCGACCGACCCGAACGTGCTGTACACGATGGAGCACGACCTGATGTCGGCCGGCGTGCTGTCGCTGGATGAGATGGCCGCGGCCACGAGCGCACTGCTCTCGGACGATCCGAAGCAGCAGCCGACCATCTACGGGAATGTCACCCCCGCCGTGGGGCGGTTCGTCACCCTCGACGAGGACGCACAGGAGTCCTTCCGCGGAACGCTGACCCACTTCGTGCGGGCCTACGCCTTCGTCGCGCAGGTCATGCCCTGGGCGGATGCGTCGTTGGAGCGGCTCTTCCTCTACGGCAAGCTGCTGCTCACCGAGCTTCCCGCAGCGGAGTCCGATCCGATGCCTCAGTTGAGCAAGAGCGTGCAGCTGACCCACCTGCGCCTGTCCGTCACGAGCGAGGGCACCATTGGGCTCGACGGCGCCGACGAGGCCGGCGTCGCCCTGCCCGGGGAGGGCAAGGGCTCGGCCACCGAACCCATGCTCGACAAGCTCTCCGCGCTCATCGCCGTGATGAACGAGAAGTACGGCGCCGACCTCGGCGAATCCGACAAGGTATGGGTCGACCAGCAGTGGGCCGTCGTCATGGAAGACGAGGAGATGGAAGCGGTCGCGCTCCATAACGACCGCTCCCAGTTCGAGCTTGTCCTCGAGGAGAAGATCAAGGAACTGCTCCTGCAACGGCACGATAAGAACGGCGAGCTGTTCAGCCAGTTCTTCGCCAACCCCGACTTCCAGCAGATGTTGCTGGGCTACCTCGGGGGAACCTACGACGAAATTCGAGCCCGCACAGTGTGAGTTCGTTGACCCAGGGTCTTTGTCGAATTCCGCCTTGCAGTAGTCAACAGAACTCTTAGATATCTACTCAGGCTCCTCTGTTGCGTCTGCATTGGCGTATGTCTGCAGCGCTCCTTCCAGGCTCTTGTAGCGATCCTGATAGACAGCTGCTTTAACGGTCTTGGGGTACTTCAAAAAGCCGTAACCGCCAATCCGTCTCAAGTTTCCCTTAGGGCCCGATTCGGGGACACCCCACATGAGCTTGGCGATAGGCGCAAACATAGCCAAGGCTAGGTCGTCTCGTCCGGAACCCGTGGCGGTGTTCACGCAGTATCGGAAGGCTCCGAGGGCGATGTCGACCAGAGAACTCATGTGGCTCGCGCCATCGCACGTTTGGCTCAGGTGTAGCGTGCGGGTGAGCATAATAGAGCGGCCACCCGGCAACTCTAGAGGTTTGGTGAAGCGCTCCTCCAAGTAATCGTAGCCAAGGCTATCAACGCGATCCACGGAAACAATGCCGTAGGAATTGTGCCTACTAAGGTAGCGAAGGTCGAAGTGGCCTAACACGGCATTTAGGGCATACCGCATCTTATCTTCAGCGCTAACGTTCCTGGCGAGGTCATGCAGAACCACATAGGTGATCAAGTCAAGATCCTCGATCTCCGCGGCGCGCTTGAGCAACTCGGTTTTCGCAGCAGTCCAATGGCCGATCTCCATACCATCGGGCCGTGACCTTGTGTGAAATTTGAACGAGTCTATAGGTTTGAAGCCATACTTCGACCGTACGTCGGCCACGAGTCCGTGCGCCTTGATCATTCCTTCGGGTGTCGTCGCAAGACCCCCGTAGATGAAGAAGTCGCCGTCGCTTGACGTCACGTTGGTCTCGTCCCCAAATAACATATGCATGCCCATGCTCGGAGCCTACCGAGCACCTAAAGCGGGTCGCCGAGCGACTTGCCCGCACGCGTGAGTACTTTCTCTACTGACTCAAGCGCGCCTTCGGCGCGAGCCGGCGGGCCTTCGGCCCGCCGCCGTGCCGGGCATGCGGCCTGGCGGCCGTTCCGGGCTCGGCGTCGGGCCAGGCCCGCACGGCACTGAGGCGAGGCGGAGCCCCAAAGCAGCCCCGCCCCGCTGTCGTGGTGCTCATCGCTAGGCTGCCAGTCCCTTGCCCCATAACGGACGGAGCCAGTCGTGGCAGTTCCCACCTACGAGGACATGATGCGGCCCGTGATGGAAATCCTGGCCACGAACGGCGAAACCCAGTTCAGGGCGATGCCCGAGCACATCGCCGACGCAATGAACATCAGCGACTAGGACCGGGGCCAGACGATCGGCAGCGGACAACTCGTGGTGACCAATCGGGTTGGCTGGGCCGTCACTTATCTCGTGCAAGCCGGGGTTGTGGTTCGGCCCCGTCGTGGCCATGCCGAACTCACGCCCCGAGGTCGTCAGTTGCTCGCCGACACCACGGGCCCGATCTCCAACGCCGATCTCGCTCAGTTCGCGGAGTTCCAGGAGTTTCGCAAACGAAGCCGCAAGCGAACCCCCACGAAGGCCGCAACCGATCCGACCGCCCAGCCAATTACTGAGCCAGAAGAAGCAGACACGCCCGAAGACATCATCGACGCCACCGTTGCCACCGTGCACAGTGCCTTGGCCGCCGAGATCCTCGACCGGGTTATGCAACTGTCCCCGAAGAGCTTCGAGAAATTGGTTCTGCGAGTTCTTTCCGCCATGCAGTACGGGACGTCTGGACATGTCGAATCCACAGGGGACAGCGCCGATGCAGGCATCGATGGCGTGATCAGCCAAGACCCGCTGGGCTTGGACCGCATCTACGTACAAGCCAAGCGCTACGCCCGCGACCGCACCGTGGGCCGCCCCGCCATGCAAGCCTTCGTCGGGGCGCTCCAAGGACAGCAGGCCGACCGCGGCGTCTTCATCGCCACCTGCGACTTCACCCGCGACGCCCTCGACTACGCCGACCGAGTGGGGGTGCGCATCATCCCAGTCAACGGCATCGAACTCGCCGAACTCATGCTCAAACACCGCGTCGGCGTCCAAACCAACTACGTTGCGACCCTCCTCCGCCTCGATGAGGACTTCTACGACTCCCTCTGAGCAGCCGTCACCTTCACGCCTCCGACCCTCCGCTCCACTCTCCGCCCGCCTCCGGACCGCATCAAGGGCGCTTCGCGTCACTGCGTGATGGACTCCGTCCACCCTTGACCCGGCCACTCCGGCAGGCTCCTCTGCTCCGCTACAGGGTCGGCGGCTAGAACCGGCCAGCCCTCCACTTTGCCCTCCACTTGCGAACGCTGGCTCGCCGAAACAGGCCGAGACAGGCCCGCTCGATGCCAACGACAAGCCCGGAACGACGGGCGAGCAGCATCTCAGGAGCAACCACCAGAGAAGGCCGAAAGGCAAACAGGTGGTTGGGGGTTCGAGTCCCCCCGCCAGCTCCCCCCATCGACGGTGGCTGAGGTGCGAGGCCGTTCACGGCCGAAGCCTCGAAGCCGGGCTCGGCGGCGAGAACCGGCCACCACTCCTGGCGTCCCTGCGAGAAGGAGTAGCGACTCGCCGCACGGCGCCGTGACACCAACACGGACTACTCCTAGGGTCCGCGAAGACCCCCGCTCCCCCCGGGGGAGATCGTCCGCCTTCCGTGCGGCACTATCCGCGTTGCCCCCTTCCCTCCCCCAGACGAAGGGGGCAATCGTGTGTTCAGGACAGGGTTCCTCACCACTTTGGTCACCGCGTCGGCCCCAAGAGGGAACGACCCACCCCGAGAGGCATCGCCGACCGACCGCTTCCGGTGCAGCCCGTGCGTCTACCCTCGGAATCGTGATCGAGCAACGACGGGCCCACTGATGGAGGACGTCACGCTCGAGTGGCTGGATGCCCACAGCCACCACCACGAGGACTTCGCCGCCGCCGACCTGGTCGAGCGTCTGAGGGCGAAGGGGGAGACCGTCACCGTCGTCATCCCCGCCCGCAACGAGGCCGAGACCGTTGGCGACGTCGTCTCCGTCCTGCGGCGCGAGCTCGTCGAGGACACCCCACTCGTCACCGAGCTCGTCGTCATCGACTCCGACTCCACCGACGCGACCGCCCGGGTCGCCGCCGACGCCGGTGCCACCGTGCACCGGTCTGTCGACATCGCCCCGCGCCTGGGCAGCCACCCCGGCAAGGGCGAGGCGCTGTGGAAGTCCCTCTTCGTCACCACCGGCGACCACCTCGTCTTCGTCGACGCCGACCTCACGTCGTGGGGACCCCACTTCGTCACCGGGCTCGTGGGTGCGCTGACCGCGGACCCGACCACGCAGCTGGTCAAGGGGTGGTACGACCGCGTCCTCGACGTCGACGGCCAGGAGCCGAGCACCGAGGGGGGCCGGGTCACCGAGCTCGTCGCCCGCCCGGTCCTCGACCTGTGGTGGCCGCAGCTGGCCGGGGTCGTGCAGCCGCTCGCGGGGGAGTGGGCGGTGCGCCGCTCGCTGATGGAGTCGATCACCGTGCCCACCGGGTACGGCGTCGAGATCGCCACCCTCATCGACACGCACGCCCGCCACGGCCTCGAGGCGATCGCCCAAGTCGACCTCGGAGCCCGCGCCCACCGCCACCAGAAGGACCACGACCTCGCCGTCATGGCCGCCGAGCTCCTCGCCGTCGTGAACGCGCGGTGCCACGGCACAGCCGGGTCGATCGACGTCGCGGCACAGGAGCTGCAGCAGTTCACGCGGGACGGCGGCTGGCGCTCCCGGCCGGTCCCGCTAGCCCAACGACCGCAGGCTCGCGAGCAGACCGGCTACCCAGGAGGTCGACGATGAGACTCGGGCGCCACACCTTCGCCGACGACGCGATGCTCATCATGGCGATCGTCAACCGCACGCCCGACTCCTTCTACGACAAGGGCGCCACCTTCGCCGAGGACAAGGCGATGGAGCGGGTCGACCTCGTCGTCGAGCAGGGCGCCGAGATCGTCGACATCGGTGGGGTGAAGGCCGCCCCCGGCGGTGACGTCGACGCCGCCGAGGAGATCGACCGCGTCGCCGGTCTCGTCGCCCGCGTCCGCACCACGTACCCGGACCTCGTCATCTCGGTCGACACGTGGCGCGCCGAGGTCGGCGAGGAGGCCTGCCGCGCAGGGGCCGACGTGCTCAACGACGCCTGGGGCGGCGCCGACCCCGCGCTCGTCGACGTCGCCGCCCGCCACGACGCCGCGATCATCTGCACCCACACCGGGGGCGTCACGCCCCGCACCCGGCCGTACCGCACCGGCTACGAGCGGGACATCATGGCCGAGGTCCTAGACGGGGTCCTCGGGTACGCCGAGCGCGCGGTCGCCGCCGGTGTCGCCCGGGAGTCCGTCGTCATCGACCCGGCGCACGACTTCGGCAAGAACACCCACCACACCCTCGAGATCACCCGCCGCCTCGACGAGATGTTCGAGACCGGCTGGCCGGTGCTGGTGTCGTTGTCCAACAAGGACTTCGTCGGCGAGACCCTCGACCGGCCGGTCGACCAGCGCCTCGTCGGCACCCTCGCCACCACGGCCGTCTCCGCGTGGCTGGGCGCGCGGATCTACCGGGTGCACGAGGTCGCCGAGACCCGTCAGGTCCTCGACATGGTCGCGACCCTGCGCGGCGAGCGGCCCCCCGCCCGCACCATGCGGGGGCTGGCATGAGGGCCGTCGTCGTCCCGGCCGCGCCGGCGCTGCTGCCGGGCATCGGCGGCGCCGCCGACCCGCTCGCCGACCTGCGGGAGCGGGCTCGCGCCCTCGTCGCCGACACCATGACGAAGGGGGTCACCCGCCTCGTCGTGATCGGCGCGGCCCGGTCCACGCAGACCTGGCCGAGCGATGCGCCCTCCGGCGCAGCCCGGTTCACCACCGGCCGCGCCCCCGAGGGGGCGCTGCCCACCGACCTCGAGATCGGCCGCCTGTTCGCCCCCTCCGCAGGGGGCGAACCGGTCCTGCAGTCGATAGCCGCCGACGCCCACCCGGCCGACTGTCTCGAGCTGGGCCGCTCGCTCGCCGACGAGGAAACGCTCCTCCTCGTCGTCGCCGACGGGCCGGCCACCCTCACCGAGAAGGCGCCGGGCCACCTGCAACCGGACGCGGCCCCCTTCGCCGACGAGCTGGGCCGGGCACTCGCGGCAGCCGACACGACCGCGCTCGCCGACCTCGACCCGACCACCTGCGACCGGCTGTGGATGCGCGGGCGCCCGGCGCTGCAGGTCCTCGCCGGCGCCTTCACCGGTGAGCGGGTGCACGGCGAGGTGCTCGCGGAGGAGTCCCCCTTCGGAGTCCAGTATCTCCTCGCCCGCTGGAGCGGGAAATAGCATGAGCGCGTGACCGGGACCCGACAGCTGCACAACATCGGACGGC
Above is a window of Janibacter cremeus DNA encoding:
- a CDS encoding type I restriction-modification system subunit M, which gives rise to MAPVGFADKVAFVWKVADKLRGTFKQHEYGSVMLPLLVLRRMDAVLAPTKEAVLDQAVTLGALQADRKTTGKAVDEGMDYVLKHVAGQRFYNLSPLTFTSMLQNDKELAEQLASYIRRLSGDAYGVIEAYNFDAKIARMDRAGILYPVLADFADLDLRPNAVSNEAMGYIFEELLRKFSEMSNETAGEHYTPREVIDLMVALLLHGKTSAELTANPKPVRTVYDPAAGTGGMLMGAAHGITAANPAARVQVYGQELNPETWAIAQSDLMMQDTDPGQMAFGNSLTQDAFPGEPFDFILANPPYGVDWKSYAQPIKDEHANQGFHGRFGAGVPRVSDGSLLFLQHMLAKMKPSGSRVGIVLSGSPLFSGAAGSGESEIRRWILEKDYLEGIVALPDSMFYNTGISTYVWILTNDKDEQDRGLVRLVDGRELGTKMRKSLGDKRKELTPDAIAAITRLYGGARDEFADDERVRVLEREEFAFQRITVERPLRRRWEVTPEAVASEPFGAFAHLVGRRFETEKALLAEVGELSTKDKKAFAKACVIADPDAPVIAKKGKPEPDPDLRDQENVALPEGFFDLDEVSRPAVLEKEAERHLTDEIHPYVPDAWIDHTKTKVGVEIPFTRQFYVYEPSRPLHEIAAEIKDLEMQIQGWMKGLGL
- a CDS encoding restriction endonuclease subunit S, which codes for MNRRIRLQYLSAIPITNGLGLSGQHDNRDWPRYVRTTDIAGPRSLRDDVFASQPPDVAEAAMLASNDIIACAVGATVGKSTLFTSEEPACFAGFLVRIRPNADTDPRFLSYWMQSKDYWAQIEQGVVKSTIENFSASRFRAMSAPYLALEEQRRIADFLDDRVSRIDRIIAARREQLEMVRHQFASLLESRLDALPERVRASRVLRVLPGYAFPSAEYSEDLRDIPLLRGVNVGVGTLRWDETVRWPRNQVSDVAHFRLSPGDVVLGMDRPWIGEGLRIAQVKASDGGPLLLQRVAKLIPSDRLNTHFMIRAFQSHAFRAQIESVLTGLSVPHLSGDQILEYRMPYGARVQQRAVAEELDEADAVATQSTQQLQRSIDLLTEYKSSLITATVTGELDMSTAASRLPG
- a CDS encoding type I restriction endonuclease subunit R, giving the protein MFEGNIETHLTTNGWGAVPPSSYDRDLGLFPDEVIAFVQESQPKAWQQLVTRHGGEATARQRLVKVVAGAIDHRGTISVLRGTVKDSGVVVRMCWFKPANTLAPELQERYEANRCAAVRQLHHSESRPADSLDLVLVINGVPVATAELKNPLTGQGLEQAMHQYRVDRNPHDRIFAKRTLVHFAVDPHQVAMTTKLAGEATRFLPFNQGTAGPGNPGAAGNPPNDGYQSSYLWEQVWDKDAWLDLIATFIHVEDGRVLFPRFHQWHAVRSILAATHTDGAGVDRLIQHSAGSGKSNTIAWTAHSLSRLHDEGDQPIFDKVIVITDRRVLDKQLQDTVAGLDHTPGTIVRIDQKSDQLKDALAGHGARVIITTLQKFPVVAKLAAEEAAEGEARGVAGRRFAVIVDEAHSSTTGDSMKKLKKVLASGDDALAEAEAAEAEVEASEAPDDALVESARNRGKQSNLSYFAFTATPKPKTLETFGQSNGDGVKVPFHTYSMRQAIDEGFILDVLANYTTYSTYYKLATAEPREDPEVDSAKGRAALARFVSLHPYMMDAKAEVIVEHFRQKSAHKIDGQARAMVVTRSRLHAVRTKEAIEAYIKRKGYDTGAHPLRALVAFSGTVTDPDAPEIAYTEAMLNGFPETQLPKRFEEDYQVLVVAEKYQTGFDQPLLHTMYVDKKLAGVKAVQTLSRLNRTHPGKEDTFVLDFANTAEEIQEAFEPFYEQSLAQPTDPNVLYTMEHDLMSAGVLSLDEMAAATSALLSDDPKQQPTIYGNVTPAVGRFVTLDEDAQESFRGTLTHFVRAYAFVAQVMPWADASLERLFLYGKLLLTELPAAESDPMPQLSKSVQLTHLRLSVTSEGTIGLDGADEAGVALPGEGKGSATEPMLDKLSALIAVMNEKYGADLGESDKVWVDQQWAVVMEDEEMEAVALHNDRSQFELVLEEKIKELLLQRHDKNGELFSQFFANPDFQQMLLGYLGGTYDEIRARTV
- a CDS encoding restriction endonuclease, with protein sequence MLADTTGPISNADLAQFAEFQEFRKRSRKRTPTKAATDPTAQPITEPEEADTPEDIIDATVATVHSALAAEILDRVMQLSPKSFEKLVLRVLSAMQYGTSGHVESTGDSADAGIDGVISQDPLGLDRIYVQAKRYARDRTVGRPAMQAFVGALQGQQADRGVFIATCDFTRDALDYADRVGVRIIPVNGIELAELMLKHRVGVQTNYVATLLRLDEDFYDSL
- a CDS encoding glucosyl-3-phosphoglycerate synthase, which encodes MEDVTLEWLDAHSHHHEDFAAADLVERLRAKGETVTVVIPARNEAETVGDVVSVLRRELVEDTPLVTELVVIDSDSTDATARVAADAGATVHRSVDIAPRLGSHPGKGEALWKSLFVTTGDHLVFVDADLTSWGPHFVTGLVGALTADPTTQLVKGWYDRVLDVDGQEPSTEGGRVTELVARPVLDLWWPQLAGVVQPLAGEWAVRRSLMESITVPTGYGVEIATLIDTHARHGLEAIAQVDLGARAHRHQKDHDLAVMAAELLAVVNARCHGTAGSIDVAAQELQQFTRDGGWRSRPVPLAQRPQAREQTGYPGGRR
- the folP gene encoding dihydropteroate synthase, whose amino-acid sequence is MRLGRHTFADDAMLIMAIVNRTPDSFYDKGATFAEDKAMERVDLVVEQGAEIVDIGGVKAAPGGDVDAAEEIDRVAGLVARVRTTYPDLVISVDTWRAEVGEEACRAGADVLNDAWGGADPALVDVAARHDAAIICTHTGGVTPRTRPYRTGYERDIMAEVLDGVLGYAERAVAAGVARESVVIDPAHDFGKNTHHTLEITRRLDEMFETGWPVLVSLSNKDFVGETLDRPVDQRLVGTLATTAVSAWLGARIYRVHEVAETRQVLDMVATLRGERPPARTMRGLA